A genomic region of Rhodothermales bacterium contains the following coding sequences:
- a CDS encoding 4-hydroxy-3-methylbut-2-enyl diphosphate reductase, with amino-acid sequence MARQFDVPLFYRSPLISRVKAARRISDPRKKDLTPSVLDFGPIRYKIARHFGFCYGVEQAIEIAYRALDENPGKRIFLLSEMIHNPRVNDDLQARGIRFLRTTSGEQLIPFDTLTPDDVVLIPAFGASVEIEADLRRRGLDTTTYDTTCPFVEKVWKKSQQIGQQAYTVVVHGKRNHEETQATFSHARQAAPVVVVLNMDEARDLARVIRGEADAGFFHRRFAGKYSDGFDPDRDLARIGVVNQTTMLATETQAIASLLRDAMVSRYGAAGLDAHFADTNDTLCYATNENQSATRALIDDGADVALIVGGFNSSNTTHLVELCEEVMPTYFVRGAEDVHGPNRISHFDLHRHAETESLDWLPAHRPLDILLTAGASCPDSLLDEVVRRINGWFDGVRAEEEALAPFAEAAP; translated from the coding sequence ATGGCCCGACAGTTCGACGTACCCCTGTTCTACCGAAGCCCGCTGATCTCTCGCGTCAAGGCGGCCCGGCGGATTTCCGACCCCCGGAAGAAGGACCTCACCCCCTCGGTACTCGATTTCGGCCCCATTCGCTATAAGATCGCCCGCCATTTCGGGTTCTGCTACGGCGTGGAGCAGGCCATCGAGATCGCCTACCGCGCCCTCGACGAAAACCCCGGCAAGCGCATTTTCCTGCTCTCGGAGATGATCCACAACCCCCGCGTGAACGACGACCTCCAGGCGCGCGGCATCCGGTTCTTGCGAACCACCTCCGGCGAGCAGCTCATCCCGTTCGACACCCTCACGCCGGACGACGTGGTGCTCATCCCGGCATTCGGCGCCTCGGTGGAGATCGAGGCCGACCTCCGCCGGCGCGGCCTGGACACCACGACCTACGACACCACCTGCCCGTTCGTCGAGAAGGTGTGGAAAAAAAGCCAGCAGATCGGGCAGCAGGCGTACACGGTGGTCGTCCACGGCAAACGAAACCACGAGGAGACCCAGGCCACGTTTTCACATGCCCGGCAGGCTGCGCCCGTGGTGGTGGTGCTGAACATGGACGAAGCGCGGGACCTCGCGCGGGTCATCCGGGGCGAGGCGGATGCCGGCTTCTTCCACCGCCGTTTCGCCGGCAAGTACTCGGACGGATTCGACCCGGATCGCGACCTCGCACGCATCGGCGTCGTCAACCAGACGACCATGCTCGCCACCGAGACCCAGGCCATCGCCTCGCTCTTGCGCGATGCCATGGTGAGCCGCTACGGCGCCGCCGGCCTGGACGCCCACTTCGCCGACACCAACGATACGTTGTGTTACGCGACCAACGAAAATCAGTCCGCCACACGCGCCCTGATTGACGACGGGGCGGACGTGGCGCTTATCGTCGGCGGCTTCAACTCGTCCAACACCACCCACCTCGTGGAGCTGTGCGAAGAGGTGATGCCGACATATTTCGTGCGAGGCGCAGAGGATGTACACGGGCCGAACCGGATCTCGCACTTCGACCTGCACCGGCACGCGGAGACCGAATCGCTGGACTGGCTGCCGGCCCACCGCCCCCTCGATATCCTGCTCACCGCAGGCGCCTCCTGCCCCGATTCTCTGCTCGACGAGGTCGTCCGCCGCATCAACGGGTGGTTCGATGGGGTTCGCGCAGAGGAAGAGGCGCTCGCGCCGTTCGCCGAGGCCGCGCCATGA
- a CDS encoding NAD(P)/FAD-dependent oxidoreductase — protein MDSTTFPTIETVTLIIGAGAAGLAVGACLRHDHIPHILLERNNTPGSAWDRRYDRLQLHTHKQFSALPHLPYPKETPRYPSRRQVAAYLRDYARTFRLEPRYGQDVVEARQDAGRWVTTTRDTRYRSQYLVIATGQSHTPHRPTWPGMEAFPGSMLHSSEYANGSVFKGARMLVVGFGNSAAEIALDLCEHGADVAMAVRNAVNVAPRDLFGMSTHSVSVLLSRLPSRVADAFTSTLPRLVLGDLSDYGIRRLPYGGMTQIERDKTTPVLDVGTIELIKSGRITVYPGLERFDGDTVTFADGRMAVFDGVVLGTGYRQNLKAYLNDADAALDENGCARTSGRETDVSGLFFCGFKNSRGGLLREAGREARRIARLIREKGIT, from the coding sequence ATGGATTCAACAACGTTCCCAACCATAGAAACCGTCACCCTGATCATCGGCGCCGGCGCGGCCGGGCTGGCTGTTGGCGCGTGCCTGCGGCATGACCACATCCCCCATATCCTGCTCGAAAGGAATAACACACCCGGATCTGCCTGGGATCGTCGGTACGATCGGCTACAGCTGCACACCCACAAGCAGTTCTCTGCACTACCCCATCTCCCATACCCCAAAGAAACGCCACGTTACCCGTCCCGCCGGCAGGTGGCCGCGTATCTTCGGGACTATGCCCGCACGTTCCGCCTCGAGCCCCGGTATGGTCAGGACGTCGTCGAGGCCCGGCAAGACGCCGGACGATGGGTCACCACCACGCGCGACACCCGATACCGATCGCAGTACCTCGTTATCGCCACGGGCCAGAGCCACACGCCGCATCGACCGACCTGGCCGGGAATGGAGGCCTTTCCGGGTTCGATGCTCCATAGTTCGGAATATGCCAACGGGAGCGTATTCAAAGGCGCCCGCATGCTCGTTGTGGGCTTCGGTAACTCGGCCGCGGAGATCGCGCTCGACCTCTGCGAACACGGCGCCGATGTGGCGATGGCCGTTCGCAACGCCGTCAACGTAGCGCCGCGCGACCTGTTCGGGATGTCCACGCACTCCGTCTCGGTGCTGCTGAGCCGGCTCCCGTCGCGGGTCGCCGACGCCTTCACGAGCACCCTCCCGCGCCTCGTGCTGGGCGACCTGTCTGATTACGGCATTCGTCGCCTACCATACGGCGGCATGACGCAGATCGAGCGAGACAAAACGACGCCGGTTCTGGATGTCGGCACGATCGAGCTCATTAAATCGGGGCGGATCACCGTATATCCCGGCCTCGAACGATTCGATGGCGACACCGTGACGTTCGCCGATGGCCGCATGGCCGTATTCGACGGCGTGGTGCTCGGCACCGGCTACCGGCAGAATCTGAAGGCCTATCTAAACGACGCGGACGCGGCGCTCGACGAGAACGGTTGCGCCCGCACGAGCGGCCGGGAGACCGACGTGTCCGGGCTGTTTTTCTGCGGGTTCAAGAACTCGCGTGGCGGCCTGCTACGAGAGGCCGGCCGCGAGGCGCGGCGCATCGCCCGCCTCATCCGCGAAAAGGGCATCACCTGA
- a CDS encoding HAMP domain-containing sensor histidine kinase — MSSDSSADPQLVFAGSLSHELRAPLAAILGYTQLLWEELEGRLEPHQREFFKTILSSVEQSLDLVNELVEFSRILSGRHELRIAPVALNALCDDVVHQLYPTAERKGLTLEVEDSAGLLYVAADVQRLRQVLVNLIQNAIKYTESGEVVLQLSGDGVRVAIQVRDTGRGISAEFMPRLFERFSREERMTEVIQQGAGIGLAVALEYVILMAGTIDVQSAPGEGSTFTITLPRASLSGW; from the coding sequence TTGTCATCAGACTCCTCCGCCGACCCCCAGCTGGTCTTCGCCGGCAGCCTGAGCCACGAGTTACGCGCCCCGCTGGCGGCGATCCTCGGGTACACCCAGTTGCTATGGGAGGAGCTTGAGGGCCGGCTGGAGCCCCATCAGCGCGAATTTTTCAAGACGATCCTGTCGAGCGTCGAACAATCGCTGGACCTGGTGAACGAGCTGGTCGAATTCTCCCGCATCCTCTCCGGCCGGCACGAGCTGCGCATCGCTCCCGTGGCCCTGAATGCGCTGTGCGACGACGTCGTGCACCAGCTCTACCCGACCGCCGAACGGAAAGGGCTGACGCTGGAGGTCGAGGACAGCGCCGGCCTACTCTACGTCGCCGCCGATGTCCAGCGCCTGCGCCAGGTACTCGTCAATCTCATCCAGAATGCCATCAAATACACGGAAAGTGGCGAAGTAGTCCTACAGCTGTCGGGGGATGGAGTGCGCGTGGCGATCCAGGTGCGCGACACCGGCCGAGGCATCTCGGCGGAGTTCATGCCCCGTCTGTTCGAACGGTTCAGCCGCGAGGAGCGCATGACCGAGGTGATCCAGCAGGGCGCCGGCATCGGCCTCGCGGTCGCTCTCGAATATGTCATCCTTATGGCCGGCACGATCGACGTCCAATCAGCCCCGGGCGAAGGTTCCACCTTTACCATCACCCTGCCCCGGGCCTCCCTTTCCGGCTGGTGA
- a CDS encoding GNAT family N-acetyltransferase encodes MNAIVIRLATFDDLPALRALIPESVRGLSRPFYSDTQIKQAIVQVFGVDTQLINDGTYFVAEIGGVIAGCGGWSRRRTLYGGDQMKAAEDPLLDPSGDAARIRAFFVHPTYARRGIGGAILRASEAAAREAGFLALELVATLPGEPLYRAFGFEAVERYEAVLPGGVMLPLVAMRKEVGVR; translated from the coding sequence ATGAACGCGATCGTCATCCGGTTGGCCACGTTCGATGACCTGCCGGCGCTTCGTGCGCTGATCCCTGAATCCGTCCGAGGCCTCAGCCGGCCCTTTTATTCGGACACCCAGATCAAACAGGCCATCGTCCAGGTCTTCGGGGTGGATACGCAACTGATCAATGACGGCACCTATTTCGTGGCCGAGATTGGAGGCGTGATTGCGGGGTGTGGCGGCTGGAGCCGGCGGAGGACGTTGTACGGAGGGGACCAGATGAAGGCTGCCGAGGACCCGCTGCTCGATCCTTCCGGCGACGCAGCCCGCATCCGGGCATTTTTTGTCCACCCGACCTATGCGCGCCGGGGGATCGGCGGGGCGATCCTGAGGGCGAGCGAAGCAGCGGCGCGCGAGGCCGGCTTCCTGGCGCTCGAACTGGTGGCGACGTTGCCGGGCGAGCCCCTCTACCGGGCGTTTGGATTCGAGGCGGTGGAGCGTTACGAAGCCGTGTTGCCCGGTGGGGTGATGTTGCCTCTGGTAGCCATGCGAAAGGAAGTGGGCGTCAGGTGA